The following are encoded together in the Pseudomonas xantholysinigenes genome:
- a CDS encoding sulfite exporter TauE/SafE family protein — translation MDPLYLIALGAIVAGFVQGLSGFAFGMVAMSFWAWGLEPQVAAVLTVFGSLTGQLIAVFSVRRGFSWALLWPFVLGGLAGIPLGVWVLPYLDMLWFKAVFGALLVVWCPLMLLAPRLPRLRGGRLADGAVGMVGGVLGGIGGFTGTVPTLWCTLRGFERDTQRAVIQNFNLSMLAVTMLTYLGSGLVTRALLPWFAVVALAMLLPAVLGTRLYLGISELAFRRIVLGLLTLSGVAMLLVAVPGLLARG, via the coding sequence ATGGATCCGCTCTACCTCATTGCCCTCGGCGCCATCGTCGCCGGATTTGTCCAGGGCTTGTCGGGCTTTGCCTTCGGCATGGTGGCCATGTCGTTCTGGGCGTGGGGGCTGGAGCCGCAAGTGGCAGCGGTGCTCACGGTGTTTGGCAGCCTCACCGGCCAGCTGATCGCGGTGTTCAGCGTGCGCCGGGGCTTCAGCTGGGCATTGCTGTGGCCGTTCGTGCTGGGTGGGCTGGCGGGGATCCCGCTGGGGGTCTGGGTATTGCCGTACCTGGACATGCTCTGGTTCAAGGCGGTGTTCGGCGCCCTGCTGGTGGTGTGGTGCCCGCTGATGCTGCTGGCGCCACGCCTGCCGCGCCTGCGGGGTGGGCGCCTGGCCGATGGCGCGGTGGGCATGGTTGGCGGCGTGCTGGGGGGCATTGGCGGCTTTACCGGCACCGTGCCGACCTTGTGGTGCACCTTGCGCGGATTCGAGCGCGACACCCAACGGGCGGTGATCCAGAACTTCAACCTGTCGATGCTGGCAGTGACCATGTTGACCTACCTGGGCAGCGGGCTGGTCACCCGGGCATTGTTGCCGTGGTTCGCGGTGGTGGCGCTGGCGATGCTGCTGCCAGCGGTGCTGGGCACGCGGTTGTACCTGGGCATCAGCGAGCTGGCGTTCCGGCGGATTGTGCTGGGGCTGCTGACGCTGTCCGGGGTGGCGATGCTGCTGGTGGCGGTGCCGGGGTTGCTGGCGCGAGGCTGA